One part of the Malus sylvestris chromosome 2, drMalSylv7.2, whole genome shotgun sequence genome encodes these proteins:
- the LOC126600980 gene encoding uncharacterized protein LOC126600980 yields MSEPGSSSDEGSSSFSSKSESAMSESSGSLLESGTRETLDDLPNRQTLAIASSSSMALGEGVVFDAIPIVRSEFTADHLKNNLLDNEKQVEALRQSCNIPRSVGIRLVHDEEWPSELPQGHVMFYTQILLTLGVRLPLHPWLQKMLSLIGYAPGQLNPGFWDTLIGFYIIWMECGLCEPSFHQWRYCYKMRPAKSCTGYAECACRSERERIVYGKKKAYYTWKNRWCFLYNDWEYDKGVTPERRVLTHFQTVVTRGTIQLFGQELSDIEKVLRVPKEDRHLSKLRPLFRRYGFQPLVSESQGRSMEKVSKKTGTSTHKRKAPVLVPSEDILPHKKIHKFRGEPSVRPKSQDGVLKGPAFRKTGVEAVDNAAAVVAGEGSRLLPHPLTMEHTVQESDPGSRHEGKGGSLSKVGYFKDAQFKFSSDDSFRDFLKAYRHAIQSGVRVKRVKEAFLPRGVLLHEVSPAQCSHNMATLKESGNCDLVIGSLIIQAREIISDSKFSSTPKASQDMKKVHVALGIPSEYSCPITVVEPTTNKGGKKRYSLPVQEMSAEKKPKTSFAIREGPPVVDKLMIDLISSQKRKNDVTRSKPVTPVVPNVSSMIVNKIA; encoded by the exons atgtcagagcctggaagttctagtgatgagggctcttctagctttagctctaagtctgagtctgcaatgtcggagtcttcagggtctttgttagagtccggtactagagaaacattggatgatcttcccaaccgtcaaactttagctattgctagttcttcctccatggcgttgggtgagggggttgtttttgatgccatacccatagttcgctctgagttcacagcagaccatctaaagaataacttgttagataatgagaagcaggttgaggcgctaaggcagtcatgtaatatccctcgtagtgtagggatacgtttggtacatgatgaagaatggccttctgagcttccccagggtcatgttatgttctacacccagatattactgactttaggggtgagactacctttacatccgtggttgcaaaagatgttatctttgatcggatatgcacctgggcaactcaatcctggtttctgggatactttgattggattttatatcatttggatggagtgtgggttgtgtgagccttccttccatcaatggcgttactgttacaagatgcgcccagcaaaatcatgcactggttatgccgagtgtgcatgtcggagtgagagagagcgtattgtgtatggtaagaaaaaggcatactacacatggaaaaaccgttggtgctttctgtataatgattgggagtatgataagggtgtcacgcctgagcgacgtgtgcttactcacttccagactgtag tgacgcggggcaccatccaactgtttgggcaggagctatctgacatagagaaggtgttgagggtgcccaaagaggatagacacttaagcaagctacgacccttatttcgtcggtacggtttccaacccttagtttccgagagccagggacgatcga tggagaaggtaagcaagaaaacagggactagcacccataaaaggaaagcaccagtgttagttccttcggaagacatcctaccgcataagaaaattcataagttccgAGGGGAACCATCCGTTAGACCTAAGTCCCAAGATGGGGTCCTTAAGGGGCCTGCCTTTAGGAAGACTGGAGTCGAGGCCGTTGATAATGCTGCTGCCGTAGTTGCAGGAGAAGGGAGCCGACTATTGCCTCATCCTCTTACTATGGAGCACACTGTCCAGGAAAGTGATCCTGGTTCCCGCCATGAggggaaag GTGGGTCCTTGAGTAAGGTGGGCTACTTCAAGGATGCTCAATTCAAATTTAGCTCCGATGACTCATTTAGAGACTTTCTTAAGGCATATAGGCATGCCATTCAGTCGGGGGTACGTGTGAAGCGTGTCAAGGAAG CGTTTCTTCCAAGAGGTGTTCTGCTTCATGAAGTGTCCCCTGCTCAATGTTCTCATAATATG GCTACATTGAAGGAGTCAGGCAACTGCGATCTCGTCATAGGCTCTTTGATCATTCAAGCAAGAGAGATCATCTCCG ATTCGAAATTCAGCTCTACTCCTAAGGCTTCTCAAGATATGAAGAAGGTGCATGTTGCACTAGGTATCCCTTCTGAGTACT CTTGCCCGATCACCGTCGTGGAGCCTACTACGAATAAAGGTGGAAAAAAGAGATATTCCCTACCTGTTCAAGAGATGTCGGCTGAGAAGAAGCCAAAGACTTCCTTCGCTATTCGTGAAGGTCCGCCTGTTGTTGATAAGCTTATGattgacttgatttcttcccaGAAGAGGAAAAATGATGTTACTAGATCTAAGCCGGTTACACCTGTCGTGCCAAATGTGTCTAGTATGATTGTTAATAAGATTGCTTAG